One region of Citrus sinensis cultivar Valencia sweet orange chromosome 6, DVS_A1.0, whole genome shotgun sequence genomic DNA includes:
- the LOC102620178 gene encoding uncharacterized protein LOC102620178, producing the protein MNQNLSSLLIGLVGAVITLSAYSQTLISSTQCIAVGLLVLVFGLLVREGFISL; encoded by the coding sequence ATGAATCAAAACTTGAGCTCCCTTTTGATTGGTCTGGTTGGTGCAGTAATCACTTTGTCTGCATATTCACAGACTCTCATCTCTTCAACTCAATGCATCGCTGTTGGCCTCCTTGTTCTCGTGTTTGGGCTTCTTGTCAGAGAAGGGTTCATATCTCTCTAG
- the LOC102620469 gene encoding pentatricopeptide repeat-containing protein At5g15280, mitochondrial → MSTRTTSIFEIDSNHMSQILSTLRNPRKLHKIKQVRSFLSTEQHIFTSDIVLKNRPKSSLSSSEDQEMETHIDLSSVSFDGIAKSGLSRSSHLLETEKDKSYANASLKDLLLNISDVVPATARKFLRFLVLKPENVLEILVGFWFECEKVGFRNEKVETLWEIFKWASKLYKGFRHLPRSCEVMALMLIRVGMLKEVELLLLAMEREGILLKSNEIFSNLIQGYVGVGDVERAVLVFDQMRGRGLVPFLSCYRVFINHLVKMKVTHLAFRVCVDMVVMGNNLTDLEKDSFHDVVRLLCRDRKIQESRNLVRKAMAFGLEPSSLVFNEVAYGYCEKKDFEDLLSFFTEMKCTPDVLAGNRIIHTLCSIFGSKRADLFVQELEHSGFRPDEITFGILIGWTCREGNLRSALVFFSEILSRGLNPDVHTYNSLISGMFKEGMSKHAKEILDEMVNRGITPSLSTYRILLAGYCKARQFDEAKIMVSEMAKSGLIELSSLEDPLSKGFMILGLNPSAVRLRRDNDMGFSKVEFFDNLGNGLYLDTDLDEYERKLSKIIEDSMIPNFNSLIKMVHARGNLKAALLLVDEMVRWGQELSLSVFSALVKGLCASRSHIKACTGLLEKMPKLANKLDQESLNLLIQACCKKGLVRDGKKIFDGMLQRGLTIENESYTALLMSLCKKGFIKDLHAFWDIAQKRKWLPGLGDCKSLVECLCHKKLLKESLQLFECMLVSCPCLRSDICHIFLEKLCVTGFSSNAHALVEELLQQGCNLDQMAYSHLIRGLCKEKKFSVAFKMLDSMLDKNMAPCLDVSVSLIPQLFRTGRLEKAVALREISLKEQPLLLFSFHSAFISGFCATGKAEEASKLFRDMLSQGMLLEDEVYNMLIQGHCEANNLRKVRELLSAMIRKRLSLSISSYRNLVRWMCMEGGVPWALNLKELMLGQNKSHNLIIFNILVFHLISSGNIFHVKRVLDELQENELLPDEGTYNFLIYGFSKHKDVSSSMYYISAMVSKGFNPSNRSLRSVISCLCEVGELGKALELSQEMRLKGLVHDSIVQNAIAEGLLSRGKLQEAEHFLDQIVDKDLVPDTINYDNLIKRFCGYGRLDKAVDLLNIMLKKGSTPNSSSYDSIISTCNKLDPAMDLHAEMMARDLKPIMNTWHVLVHKLCQEGRTTEAERLLISMVQLGDTPTQEMYSSVVNRYSLENNLGKASDLMQAMQQSGYSPDFSTHWSLISNLRNSNDEDNNRNSQGFLSRLLSGSGFIK, encoded by the coding sequence ATGAGTACAAGAACAACATCAATCTTCGAAATTGATAGCAATCATATGTCGCAAATCCTCTCCACTCTCAGGAACCCCCGCAAGCTGCACAAAATCAAACAGGTTCGTTCTTTCTTGTCCACAGAACAACACATTTTCACAAGTGATATTGTTCTGAAAAATCGTCCAAAGTCATCGTTATCATCATCAGAGGACCAGGAAATGGAAACCCACATAGATTTATCTTCTGTAAGTTTCGATGGTATAGCAAAATCTGGCCTTTCTAGGAGTTCTCATTTGTTGGAGACAGAGAAAGATAAGTCATATGCTAATGCTTCATTAAAAGACCTTCTTTTGAATATATCCGATGTGGTACCTGCAACTGCGCGTAAGTTTCTGAGATTTTTAGTGTTGAAACCTGAAAATGTGCTTGAAATATTGGTGGGGTTTTGGTTTGAGTGTGAAAAGGTTGGGTTTAGAAATGAAAAGGTTGAAACTTTATGGGAAATTTTTAAGTGGGCTAGTAAGCTATATAAGGGTTTTAGGCATCTTCCTAGATCATGTGAGGTTATGGCCTTGATGCTTATACGAGTGGGGATGCTGAAAGAAGTTGAGTTATTGCTTTTGGCAATGGAGAGGGAGGGGATTTTATTGAAaagtaatgaaatttttagtaatttgattCAAGGGTATGTTGGTGTTGGTGATGTAGAGAGGGCTGTTTTGGTGTTTGATCAAATGAGGGGGAGGGGTTTAGTTCCCTTCTTGTCTTGTTATCgtgtttttattaatcatttGGTTAAAATGAAAGTAACCCATTTGGCTTTTCGAGTATGTGTAGATATGGTGGTAATGGGGAATAATTTAACTGATCTAGAAAAGGATAGTTTCCATGATGTTGTTAGGTTATTATGTAGAGACAGAAAGATTCAGGAGTCGAGAAACCTTGTTAGGAAGGCTATGGCTTTTGGATTGGAGCCTAGCAGTTTAGTGTTCAACGAGGTTGCTTATGGGTATTGTGAGAAGAAGGATTTTGAAGATTTACTGAGTTTCTTTACTGAGATGAAGTGTACACCAGATGTTCTTGCTGGCAATAGGATTATTCATACACTATGTAGCATCTTTGGTTCAAAGAGAGCAGATTTGTTCGTGCAAGAGTTGGAGCATTCAGGTTTCAGGCCTGATGAAATAACTTTCGGGATTTTGATCGGTTGGACTTGTCGTGAAGGGAATTTGAGAAGTGCCCTTGTCTTCTTCTCGGAGATTTTATCAAGAGGCTTAAATCCTGATGTACATACCTACAACTCTCTTATCAGTGGGATGTTTAAGGAGGGTATGTCAAAGCATGCCAAAGAAATTCTTGATGAAATGGTGAATAGAGGGATAACTCCCTCTTTATCCACCTACCGAATTCTTTTAGCTGGGTATTGCAAAGCCAGGCAATTTGATGAAGCAAAAATAATGGTCTCTGAGATGGCTAAATCTGGTCTAATTGAACTATCTTCTCTGGAGGATCCACTTTCCAAGGGTTTTATGATCTTGGGGCTCAATCCATCAGCTGTCCGATTGAGAAGGGACAATGACATGGGATTTTCAAAGGTGGAGTTTTTTGATAATCTTGGAAATGGACTTTATTTAGACACAGACCTAGATGAGTATGAGAGAAAACTAAGTAAGATTATTGAAGATTCCATGATACCTAATTTTAACTCTCTTATAAAGATGGTACATGCACGTGGTAATTTAAAAGCTGCATTGTTGTTGGTAGATGAAATGGTTCGCTGGGGTCAAGAACTGTCTCTGTCTGTCTTCTCAGCACTAGTGAAGGGCCTGTGTGCTTCTCGCTCCCATATCAAGGCGTGCACTGGTCTTCTTgagaaaatgccaaaattgGCCAATAAGCTAGACCAAGAATCTCTCAATTTGCTTATTCAAGCATGCTGCAAGAAGGGATTGGTACGTGAtgggaagaaaatttttgatggGATGCTTCAGAGGGGTCTAACAATCGAGAATGAGAGTTATACTGCTCTATTAATGAGTTTGTGTAAGAAAGGCTTCATCAAGGATCTTCATGCTTTCTGGGATATTGCTCAAAAAAGAAAGTGGTTGCCTGGGTTGGGGGATTGCAAATCACTTGTGGAATGTCTTTGCCATAAAAAATTGCTGAAAGAATCATTGCAGCTTTTTGAATGCATGTTAGTGTCCTGTCCCTGCTTAAGGTCAGATATTTGTCATATATTCCTGGAAAAGCTTTGTGTTACAGGGTTCTCCAGCAATGCACATGCACTGGTGGAAGAACTTCTACAGCAGGGTTGCAACTTGGATCAAATGGCTTATAGCCATCTTATAAGAGGGTTATGTAAGGAGAAAAAGTTTTCAGTTGCATTTAAAATGCTGGACTCTATGCTGGATAAGAACATGGCTCCCTGCTTGGATGTTTCTGTTTCATTAATTCCACAGCTGTTCAGAACTGGTAGACTTGAAAAAGCTGTTGCATTAAGAGAGATTAGTTTGAAGGAGCAAcctttattattgttttctttccaCAGTGCCTTCATAAGTGGATTTTGCGCGACAGGGAAGGCTGAAGAAGCATCTAAGTTGTTCCGAGATATGTTATCCCAGGGGATGCTTCTGGAAGATGAAGTTTACAATATGCTGATTCAAGGGCATTGCGAAGCTAATAACTTGAGGAAAGTCAGGGAGCTACTTTCCGCCATgataagaaaaagattaaGCCTGTCGATCTCAAGTTATCGGAATTTGGTTCGCTGGATGTGTATGGAGGGTGGAGTCCCGTGGGCATTAAACCTGAAAGAGTTAATGCTTGGACAAAACAAGTCTCATAATCTCATCATCTTCAACATCTTGGTTTTTCACCTTATATCATCTGGAAACATTTTTCATGTGAAAAGAGTTTTAGATGAACTGCAAGAGAATGAGTTGCTACCAGATGAAGGCACTTacaattttctaatatatgGGTTTTCAAAGCATAAAGATGTTTCAAGTTCTATGTACTATATTTCTGCAATGGTTTCTAAGGGATTTAACCCCAGTAATCGCAGCTTAAGATCAGTAATAAGCTGCCTGTGTGAAGTTGGGGAACTGGGAAAAGCCTTGGAGTTGAGTCAAGAAATGAGACTAAAAGGCTTGGTCCATGATTCAATTGTTCAAAATGCAATTGCTGAGGGGCTTCTTTCTCGGGGCAAGCTTCAGGAAGCAGAACATTTTTTGGATCAGATTGTAGATAAAGATTTAGTCCCTGATACTATCAACTACGACAATCTAATCAAGCGGTTTTGTGGGTATGGACGACTAGACAAGGCTGTTGATCTTTTGAACATAATGTTGAAGAAAGGAAGCACTCCTAATTCCTCTAGTTATGATTCTATAATTAGTACATGTAATAAGTTGGATCCAGCTATGGATTTGCATGCGGAGATGATGGCTAGGGATCTGAAACCAATTATGAACACATGGCACGTGCTTGTCCATAAACTATGCCAAGAAGGAAGGACCACCGAAGCAGAAAGGCTGTTGATTTCCATGGTTCAGTTAGGAGATACTCCAACACAGGAGATGTACTCATCTGTAGTTAACAGATATTCCCTTGAAAACAATCTCGGGAAGGCATCTGATCTCATGCAAGCTATGCAACAGAGTGGTTATAGTCCAGATTTCAGCACACATTGGTCTCTGATAAGTAACTTACGCAATTCAAATGACGAGGACAACAACAGGAACAGCCAAGGTTTTCTATCAAGGCTTCTTTCTGGAAGTGGatttattaagtaa
- the LOC102620734 gene encoding casparian strip membrane protein 3: MKAGAVEIGEAKNSTPRYGVNKGISILDFVLRLLAFAGALGSAIAMGTTNETLPFFSQLIRFRAEYDDLPSFTFFVAANAVVSGYLILSLSLSIFHIVRSRAQKSRILLVFFDTAMLALLTGSASAAAAIVYLAHKGNAKANWFAICQQFNSFCQRISGSLIGSFVGMALLILIIMLCGVALSRR; this comes from the exons ATGAAGGCAGGTGCTGTTGAGATTGGCGAGGCCAAGAATTCAACCCCAAGATATGGGGTGAATAAAGGAATTTCAATACTAGATTTCGTTTTGAGGCTGCTTGCTTTCGCTGGTGCTCTAGGAAGTGCAATTGCCATGGGAACAACTAATGAAACACTTCCTTTCTTCTCACAACTCATTCGATTCAGGGCTGAGTACGATGATCTTCCTTCGTTCAC GTTTTTTGTGGCAGCCAATGCTGTTGTGAGTGGATATCTGATcttgtctctctctctttcgATCTTCCATATCGTTAGAAGCAGAGCACAAAAGAGTAGAATTCTCTTGGTCTTCTTTGACACG GCAATGCTAGCTCTTTTGACGGGTAGTGCATCAGCAGCTGCTGCTATTGTATACTTAGCACACAAGGGGAATGCTAAAGCAAACTGGTTTGCTATCTGCCAACAATTTAACTCCTTCTGTCAGCGAATCTCTGGTTCTTTGATCGGATCCTTCGTAGGAATGGCGCTGCTTATACTGATAATCATGTTGTGTGGTGTAGCCCTTTCTCGACGTTAA
- the LOC102621024 gene encoding pentatricopeptide repeat-containing protein At5g15300 has translation MYRNRTNRHRSSRLWKKCTNLRTLKQIQALVTINGFNSDSSALRELIYSGSVVIPGAINYAHKMFVKITEPDTFMYNTIIRGSAQSQNPLDAVFLYTQMEKCSIKPNKFTFSFVLKACTRLLYRNMGFCVHGKVVKYGFEFNRFVRNSLIYFHANCGDLNTASVLFDGDAKMDVVAWSSLTAGYARRGELSIARSLFDEMPVRDLVSWNVMITGYAKQGEMEKANELFNEVPKRDVVSWNAMISGYVLCGMNKQALEMFEEMRSVGERPDDVTMLSLLTACADLGDLEVGKKVHCTLLDMTSGVAKVLHGNALIDMYAKCGSIERAIEVFLGMRDRDVSTWSTLIGGLAFHGFAEESIAMFREMQRLKVRPTEITFVGVLVACSHAGKVEEGKKYFKLMRDEYNIEPNIRHYGCMVDLLGRAGLLDEAFKFIDNMDIEANAIIWRTLLGACRVHGDVELGRLANKRLLNMRKDESGDYVLLSNIYASQGEWNRVEKVRKLMDDSEIKKQPGCSLIEADDKAFLQYLFNLKPMPNSGNLDT, from the coding sequence ATGTACAGAAACAGAACAAATCGGCACCGAAGCTCAAGGCTATGGAAAAAATGCACAAATCTCCGGACTTTGAAACAAATCCAAGCATTGGTAACCATCAATGGCTTCAACTCGGACTCTTCAGCTTTAAGAGAACTGATTTATTCCGGTTCTGTCGTCATTCCAGGTGCAATAAACTACGCCCACAAGATGTTTGTGAAAATTACTGAACCAGATACCTTCATGTACAACACCATCATTAGAGGCTCAGCTCAGAGCCAGAATCCACTAGACGCTGTTTTTTTATATACCCAGATGGAGAAATGCTCTATAAAGCCTAATAagttcactttttcttttgtgcttAAAGCCTGTACTAGGCTTTTGTATAGAAACATGGGGTTTTGTGTTCATGGAAAAGTTGTTAAATACGGGTTTGAGTTTAACAGATTTGTTAGGAATAGCCTTATTTACTTTCACGCTAATTGTGGTGATCTGAATACTGCTAGTGTGCTATTTGATGGTGATGCGAAAATGGATGTTGTTGCTTGGTCTTCTTTGACTGCAGGCTATGCAAGAAGAGGAGAGTTAAGCATAGCGAGAAGTCTTTTTGATGAAATGCCAGTCAGGGATTTGGTTTCTTGGAATGTGATGATTACTGGGTATGCGAAACAAGGAGAAATGGAGAAAGCAAATGAGCTTTTCAATGAGGTGCCTAAAAGAGATGTTGTGTCTTGGAATGCGATGATTTCTGGCTATGTTCTTTGTGGAATGAATAAGCAGGCATTAGAGATGTTTGAGGAGATGAGGAGTGTGGGAGAGCGGCCAGATGATGTGACTATGTTGAGTTTGTTGACTGCTTGCGCAGACTTGGGAGATTTAGAAGTAGGGAAGAAGGTACACTGTACACTTCTGGATATGACTTCAGGGGTCGCAAAGGTTTTACACGGGAACGCACTAATAGACATGTATGCTAAATGTGGAAGCATTGAGAGAGCAATAGAAGTGTTTCTTGGGATGAGGGATAGAGATGTTTCAACATGGAGTACATTGATAGGAGGGTTAGCATTTCATGGTTTTGCCGAGGAATCAATTGCTATGTTTCGTGAAATGCAGAGGTTAAAAGTTAGGCCAACAGAGATCACCTTTGTTGGTGTTTTAGTTGCTTGTAGTCATGCAGGTAAAGTGGAAGAGgggaagaaatattttaagcTTATGAGGGATGAGTATAATATCGAGCCAAATATAAGGCATTATGGGTGTATGGTCGACTTGCTAGGGCGTGCCGGACTGTTGGATGAAGCATTCAAGTTCATAGACAATATGGATATTGAAGCCAATGCCATTATCTGGAGAACTCTGCTTGGCGCTTGTAGAGTTCATGGCGATGTTGAGTTGGGAAGGCTTGCAAACAAGAGACTGCTTAACATGAGAAAGGATGAGAGCGGGGACTACGTATTACTTTCCAACATTTATGCTTCACAAGGCGAGTGGAACAGGGTTGAAAAGGTTAGAAAGTTGATGGATGATAGCGAGATAAAGAAACAGCCTGGTTGTAGCCTAATTGAAGCAGATGATAAAGCTTTCTTGCagtatttgtttaatttgaaacCTATGCCAAATTCAGGAAACCTGGATACTTGA
- the LOC102621297 gene encoding NAC domain-containing protein 100 yields the protein MEKYDDQEQIELPPGFRFHPTDEELITHYLTPKVFDGCFSARAIGEVDLNKCEPWDLPRRAKMGEKEWYFFCVRDRKYPTGLRTNRATEAGYWKATGKDKEIYKAKALVGMKKTLVFYRGRAPKGQKTNWVMHEYRLEGKYSAYDHPKTAKNEWVICRVFQKSGGGKKTHIQGMVKLGSFGNGIGSSALPPLMDSSPYNSETRTTINETSHVTCFSDALEDQKAQEDMIDSFNNSLLASSSSSNPHSEISPASIFFSKSSFSNSLYADQILPRIANMQYPDSFLMQDQSILKMLLENHGPSTKKNSKAEFSQDESVVSNHEFIQGSFDDHEDPSSSAGPVALDCLWNY from the exons ATGGAGAAATATGACGATCAAGAACAGATTGAATTGCCTCCAGGATTTCGGTTCCATCCCACGGATGAAGAGCTTATAACTCATTACTTAACACCAAAGGTTTTTGATGGTTGTTTTTCAGCTAGAGCTATCGGTGAAGTTGATTTGAACAAGTGTGAGCCCTGGGATTTGCCTC GGAGAGCTAAAATGGGTGAAAAGGAatggtattttttttgtgttagGGACAGAAAGTACCCAACTGGATTGAGAACAAATAGAGCTACTGAAGCAGGTTACTGGAAAGCCACAGGCAAAGATAAGGAGATTTACAAAGCAAAAGCACTTGTGGGGATGAAGAAAACTTTGGTTTTTTACAGAGGAAGAGCCCCGAAAGGTCAAAAAACCAACTGGGTCATGCATGAATATCGTTTAGAAGGCAAATATTCTGCCTACGACCACCCCAAAACAGCCAAA AATGAGTGGGTGATTTGTAGGGTGTTTCAAAAGAGTGGTGGAGGAAAGAAAACACATATTCAAGGGATGGTGAAATTAGGCTCATTCGGGAACGGCATCGGCTCTTCTGCGTTGCCTCCATTGATGGATTCATCTCCTTACAATAGTGAAACGAGAACCACCATTAATGAAACCTCTCACGTGACCTGCTTCTCCGATGCCCTGGAGGACCAGAAAGCTCAGGAAGACATGATCGATAGCTTTAACAACTCTCTTTTAGcttcttcatcttcctcaAACCCTCACTCCGAAATCTCCCCTGcctcaattttcttttccaaatcCTCTTTTTCAAACTCACTCTACGCCGATCAAATCCTCCCACGTATTGCAAATATGCAATACCCAGATTCTTTTTTGATGCAAGACCAATCCATTTTGAAGATGTTGCTGGAGAATCATGGACCCAGCAcgaagaaaaattcaaaagcagAGTTCTCACAGGATGAGTCAGTTGTGTCAAATCATGAATTCATTCAAGGGTCATTTGATGATCATGAGGACCCGTCAAGTTCTGCTGGCCCAGTAGCCCTTGATTGTCTTTGGAATTATTGA